The following is a genomic window from Pseudomonas sp. FP2335.
CTCTGGTTGAGGCTGATATCCATTCTGTCGCGCAGGCGTGACAGGTTGTCCAGGCTGCGCCCGTCGATGGCCAGGTCGCGCACCCTCGCGGCGTCGGCGATGCTCAGGAAGCCTTGCGTGGAGTACCGATAGGCACCGAGGGCAAAGTGAGTGCCGGAATCGGTGAAGTTCTTGCTGTAGCGCAACTGCACGCTTTGCCCGTCCCGGGACCCGTGGCCGGGCAGGTTTGCGTTCGAATTGGTCAAGTCGAAGGACAGCGCGCCAAACGGGGTATTGAAGGCCGTCCCCAGTAACTGCGAATGATAGTCCTCACCCACCACCGCCCCTGTGTAGCCGGTCAGCAGATTGTTGAGGCCGTGCTGGTAGGTCGCCTGCATCAGTTTGGGTGGATGGTTCAGGCCGATTTCATCCAGCAGGCCGACGCTCAGTGAATAGCGGCTGTAGCCCGCACGCAGCAGGTTGGCGTTGGCGGCAAACGGCACGATGAATTCGCGCTGGCGGCCATCGGCCTCGGTGACCGTGACAGTCAGGTCACCCCCATAGCCCGTGGGGAACAGGTCGTTGAGCACAAACGGGCCGGGGGCCACGGAGACTTCATCCAGCAACACGCCACGTTGGCGCACGGTCACGCGGGCATTGGTCTCGGCGACACCACGCACCACAGGCGCAAAGCCGGTCATGGAATCCGGCAGCATCCGGTCATCGCTGAACAGGCTGGCACCGCGCAGGCGCACGCTGTCGAACAGCTCGCCCGGGGTGTAGATCTCGCCCACCATCATTTGTGAGCGCAGCGGGCTCAGTTCGCGTTGCACATAGGTGCTGCTGCTTTGATAACCCGAGGCGGCGTCGGTCTGGCTGAAGCTGCCGTTATGACGCAAATGCCAGTCACCCAGATTGAGCCCGGAGTTCAGGCCCAGGTAATGGGAGTTGATCGAGCGGCCGTTCGTGCGTGTATTGAAGGTGTTGACGTTGTAGCGTGCGAAGGCCGCATTGATGCCGCTGTCCCAGTGTTTCGGGTCGACATAGCCGCGTGCTGTACGTGCCATGTAGATCTGTGGAACCTGCAGTGTCAGGCGGTTTTCGCCTGAGTCGAAATGGCTGGTACTGCCTGGCAGGTAGGTTGAAATATCCTCGCAACCGGCAAACTCGGGAATCGGCGCCTGGCCGTCCTCGATGGGTTGTTTTTGCGGTGCGTCCAGGTCGATGCCGAACCTGAGCAGTGCGTCACGCTCCAGGCACATCTGTGCCGAGTCCTGGCCCTCGACCGCGACGAAGGACAACGTTTCGCGGCCAATCCACTGACCGTTGAGGTAGACGTCGCTGCGGTAGTTGCCGGGCAGTACGACGTTGCCCTGGCTGAATTTTGAAATATCGAGCTGCTGGCCACCCGTGCCATCCGGAAAGAAGGCCGGGTTGAACTCGACATTCTCCACCGCGTGGGCGGCCATCGAGTGTGCTCCGCCGAGCAGCAACAAGCTCTGCGCCGTAAGCTTCAGCCGATGACATGTCGGGGACCAGTGTCTTGCTCTGGCAGGCGTGTTCAAGCTCATGTTTACCATTTCCAAAAAAAGTGCTGTCCGAATTCGGGCAAGGGGAGGCCCTGCCCAGGAAAAAGGGCATCCAACAGGTGTGTCCGGGGTTGGAGAACTACGGTGTCGGGCTGGCCAGGTCGGTCATTTCGAGACCTTGGCGCTGTGGGAGATCCTTACGCCAAAGTCGTCAAGCGTCTGGAACTCCACCGTGGTCGCAGCCCCCGGCGGTGACTTGAGGCTGGGCAGTTCAAAGCGATTGCGGCCGCCAGGCGCCACCATGTTTTCGGCACCAGAGAGTGCGGCCTTGCGTGTATGGCGCAGCTTTGCCTCCAGCACGTCGATCTGGTCGAAGGTCACGTGGTAAGGCGTGGGGTTATAGACCTCCAGGATTTGGCCGCGCTCGGTCGATTCATGGCGCCATTGCAGTTTTGCCGGCGCGGCGTCGACCCCATAGGGCAGGTTTGGCGGGCGCAGGAACAGCTTGATCCGGGAGCGAAAGGCCAGCTGCAGTTGATTGGCTTGCTTGGCGTCCTGGGACTGTGCGGGTACCTCCAGCAGGTTGAACCAGAACAGGCTTTCCTGCTTCGCCGCCAGGTTGTCGCCCGTATACGCCAGGCGCACCACCTGTTGCTTGCCTGGCTCCATGCGAAAAATCGGGGGAGTGGCGATAAAGGGAATTACGGCCAGATCCGGAGTCGAGTGTTCGTCACCGCTGTCCAGCCAGGCCTGGATCAGTACTGGCGCCTGATTCTTGCTTTCCAGCCTGACGGTGACTTCCTTGTCGTTCTGCGGATAGATGATCCGTGTACTGTTGATTACCACGCTCGCATGCACGGACGTGGCGCCAAACAACGCGAATGCCCATGCCATGAACGGGAATGACAAAGACGAGATAAAGATCGATTTCATGGGCGAGATCATCTGGCGACTGAAGGAGTAAGACTGGCCGAGTGGCGCACCCGAGCGCCGAAGTCGCTCACGGTGGTGAACTCCACTTTCGGTGTGCCGTTGGGGCGATCACGCAGCAGCGGTAGCGCAAACCGTTTCACGTCACCGGCCGGCATCAGCAGACTGTCGTTGGCTTCCTTGTTGGGTGCTTTGCTGAAGCGTCTTCCTTCGCTCAGCAAGTCAACCGAGGTCAGGGAAATATGGTATGGCGTCGGGTTGGTCGCTTGCAGGGCATACCCCTGCTCGTGAGGCACCAGCTGCCATTGCAGTTTCGATGGTGCGCTGGCCACTGGATAGGGCAGTGCCGGCGGGCGCAGGAACACACGCAAACGGGTCCGGAACGCTAGTTCTATCTGGTTGTTTTGCTCGGAATTGGCTGAGCGGGGTGGCACCTCCAGCACATTCAGCCAGTACAGGCTTTCGCGATCGTTGGGCGCTGTTTCACCCAGATAGCGCAGGCGCAGGGCTTGCTGCTGGTTCGGCTCGATACGAAAGATCGGCGGCGAGAGGGTAAAGGGCGTCTGCGCCGTCGCGGGTGTCGAGCGCGCATCGCCGGTATCCAGCCAGGTTTGGACCAGTGCCGGACGGTCGCCCTTGTTCTCCAGGCGCACCACGACCTCCTGCTGTTCAGCCGGAAAGATCACACGTGTGCCATAAATAATCACGCCTGCATGGGCGGTTAGCGCTTGTAGCGTTAACCATCCAAAGGCACAGGTGGCAAGCACTCGGCAGGCCATTTTTTTCATAGTCTCGCAACTCTTCGGATCGGGGAGGGACCTGCGCGTTTAAGGCAGGTCCGTTATAGACAAGGCATGCTTGTGCGCAGGCCCTGGCCCCTTAGTCGGCGTACACAACCATAAAACCTACGCGCGTCTTGACCGTACCCTCGGTAGCGGGGGCAGTGGCGTACATTTGCGCGGCCAGCGGGATGACAGCCTGGTTGTCGGCGATCACCACACCTTCGGATTTTTCGGTGTAGACGTTGATTGGGGAGCCGTTGCGGTTGGTGACTTCCACCTGTACGTTCTTGGCGTTTTCGGTGTCATCGGGGTTGTCGTAGCCGTCGATGTTCAGTCGGCCGGTTGCTACGTCGATGGCCGGACTGGTGGGGTCGAACGCAACCATTGCGGTGCGGCCGTTGGTGCAGCTGCCTTCACCCGGTGCGCCGATGCGGATGGTGAAGCCAGTCAGGTTGGCACGGTCGCCAGGTTTCGCCAGGCGCGCAGCCGAGACTCCGCCCAGGTTGACGTCCTTGACCACAGCGCCCGTACCGGGTGCCGAACCTTCGATGGTGCAGGTTGTATCGTTGACCAGTCCGCTGAAGTTGATGGTGCCGTCATTGGCGGCATGGGCGGTTTGCGAGATGGCCGCGGCCAGGGCAATAGCAGCAAGTGTAGGCAGAGTATTGAATTTCATAGTATTCCCGATCATGAGTTTTCAGTATGTCCCGTCATTTTGCTAGTTGGCGGGCGGGGCATAATGTGTGCGGGAAAAAGAAAACTGCCTATAGAGAAGTCGCGAGTTTTATCTCGTGATAATTCGAAAAATGCGCTATTCAATCAAAATTGTTGCATTGACTTTGCGGTGTAAGACGCCACTGTAAGGCGCACCTGAAAGAACCGTCCTTATTATTTTCCCGTGTTGATCCACAGGTGTGGGTGGGATATACCGTGTTCGCTATAAGCTAGAGAGTTTTTGGTTGTTCTCACTTAACGGGTTTTTTGATGCCTACTTCTTCTTCCAATACGCATACCCTCATGTTGCTTGATGATCATGAGATGGTTCGACAGGGGATCGAACTAGGGCTGGCCAATGAAGGCGACTTCGATGTGATCGGCTCCTTCGGGACGGGGCGGGAGTTGCTGGAGGCACTTGCACGGCGCCCGGCGGACATAGTGATCATGGACTTTATCCTCGGGCCATCGGACATTGATGGCCTGACCCTGATCCGCGCGTTAAGCCGGCGTTTCAAGCAGTGCAAGCCTATTGTGGTGTCGTCGCACTACACCCCCGCAAGCGTTTCGTTGGCCTTGAAAGCTGGAAGTTGGGGGGTGCTGGGCAAGACCCAGAAGATGACTGAATTGATCGCGGCCATCCGCACCGTCGCCCAGGGGCGGATTTACCTGCAGCCTTGTATGTTATCGGCCATTCAAGGTATGCAACCCATTTCTGAGGGGGAGAACATAAAGACCAAACTTGAGTTGTCATCACCGTTTCGCTTGAACGCTTGTCTTACGCCCAAAGAGCAGGAAGTATTGCGTTGCTTTCTCGATGGCATGTCGGTGAATTCAATTGCAGCAAAGTTTTCGCGCAGTGCAAGTACCATCAGTACGCAGAAACAGTCGGCCTATCGAAAGCTGGGAATCAAAAGCGATAGCGAGCTTTTCAAGTTTACTCGGCAGTTTGGTGAGCCCAGTTAATGAGCGGTTTGTAAGAAGCATCTGTAGTTAGTGGCATTTAACTAGGGGGCATCTACATACTGTAGTGCCAATCTTTCGGTCGCCTGTCGCGCCGGTGGTAACAGATGCGGTGCGACCAGCATCATGATCTGGTAGACAACCACTTGTACTTCGCCTTCTCGGTCGAGAATCCGTTGGTAATCCAGGGAAAACAACAGGGTCATGGTGATCTGCTCCACCAGTTGGCCCAGTGCCTGGGTGCCACTGACCAACTGCCCGCCGGCTTTCAACCGGGCCAGCAAAGAGGCGAGGGTGCGCTTGAGCGCCGTCAACAGGTTGCGAATGCCCTTGGCCAGCTTTGGCAGGCGCCCGGCCAGGTTTGACAGGTCCTGGAACAGAAACCGGTAATGAGCCATGCGCTCGACGATCAGGTGCAGGAACAGCCAGTAGTCCTGGGGCTCCAGCTGCGCATCCGCCGGCGGGTCGAGCAACGGCGCCAGCTCATTCTGGAATCGTTCGAACAGCCCGAGCACCAGCGGCTCCTTGCCATGGAAGTGGTAGTAGAGGTTGCCGGGGCTGATCCCCATTTCATTGGCCACCTCCATGGTCGATACGTTCGGTTCGCCCTTCTGGTTGAACAGGTGCAGGGCGCATTCAAGGATACGGTCGCGGGTCTTCATCCAGTCTTCTTAATCTGATCGTTGGGCTCAGCGCACCCGCACATAAGTGCCAGGTGCCGCCTCCATCGGTGGGTAATTCTGGTTGCCCAGGGCGGTCAGGGTTTCGCGTTGCACGCCGGAGCGCTGTTGGACCCACTCCAGCCATCGCGGCCACCAGCTGCCGTCGACATGGTTGGCGTCGTAGTACCAGGCGCGTGGGTCGCTGCTCAGCTTGGGGTTTTCGACGTAGTTGGCCTTGGGGTTGCCCGGTGGGTTGAGGATGCTCTGGATATGCCCGCTGTTGGACAGCACGAAGCGCCGCTCGCCGCCCAACAGCTGGGTGGAGCGATACACCGCATCCCACGGCGTGATGTGGTCGTTGATCCCGGCCACGCTGAAGCTGTCCACCGTGACCTTCTGCAAATCGATCGGCGTGCCGCACACCTCAAGGCCACCGGAATGGCTCAGCGGGTTGTGCTTGAAAAAGTCCAGCAAGTCGCCATGCAGCGCGGCGGGCAGGCGCGTGTTGTCGTTGTTCCAGTACAGGATGTCGAAGGCCGGCGGTTCCTTGCCCAGCAGGTAGTTGTTGATCCAGTAATTCCAGATCAGGTCGTTGGGACGCATCCAGGCAAACACCTTGGCCATGTCGCGGCCATCCAGCACGCCTTGCTGGTAGGAGCGGCGCTTGGCCGCTTCCAGGGTCTGCTCGTCGACAAACAAGGTCGCGGGGCTGTCGATCTGGCTGTCGAGCAGGCTCACCAGGTAGCTGGCGCTGGAGACGCGCCGCAGCTGGCGCTTGGCTTGCAGGTGGCCTTGCAGCGCGGCGATGGTCAGGCCGCCGGCGCAGGCGCCCATCAGGTTGACCTCGCGGGCGCCGGTGATCGCGCGGCATACGTTGAGCGCTTCTTCCAGCGCGGCGACGTAGGTGGACAGGCCCCATTCGCGATGCCGCACATCCGGGTTGCGCCAGCTGACCATAAACGTCTGCAGGCTGTTTTTCAGGGCGTACTGCACAAAGCTGTTGGCCGGGCTCAGGTCGAAGATGTAGTACTTGTTGATTTGCGGCGGCACGATCAGCAGCGGCTTGGCGTACTGCTTTTCGCTCATGGGCTTGTACTGGATCAGCTCCAGCAGCTCGTTGCGAAACACCACCGCGCCGGGGGTGGTGGCCACTGTCTTGCCGACCTCGAACGCTTGCTTGCTGACCTGGCGCGGCAGGCCGTTGTTGTGCAGCAGGTCTTCGAACAGGTTGGTCACGCCGCGCACCACGCTGTTGCCACCGGAGTTGAGCAGCTCCTTGATGGCCAGCGGGTTGAGCAGGGTGTTGGAGGGGGAGACCGCATCGTTGAGCAGGGAAAAGACGAAGTGCGCGCGGGCGCGGTCATCGGCGCTCAGGGAGAGGTCGTCGATCCAGTGACGGGTCTGTTTCTGCCAGCTCAAGTAGGCCTGCAGACTGCGGCGGTAGAAGGGGTTGAGTTTCCAGGTGGGATCGCTGAAGCGGCTGTCTTTGGGGTTGGGCTCATGCATGGTTTCGCCCAGCAAAACGCGGCCCAGTTGCCCGCTCAACGCCCAGGCATGCCGGGCGGTGTGCACCGGGTTGCGCAAACCGTGGGCGGCCACGCTGCGCAGGGTCGAGAGCAAGTCCCGCCCCCTGAGGCCGGTGATCGCATTTTGCGCATTGATAAACGCGGCCGGGGTGGGCGCCGGGTCTGTCACGGGTCTTTCTCGCATGAGCCAACACTCCTTCGTCAAGCCATCAAACGGGCACGCCAATTCAGAACCTTAGTCGGTTCCTGGCAAGTTGCGCGGCGGTGTGTCCTTACACCGCCGGGCGTGGATGAATCACCGCACGCATGCGCTCCTCTTCAAGAAACTTCATGATGATCGGCGCCACGGCTTCGGCCCGGGTGATCAGGAACAGGTGGCCGTCATCGATGATGTGCAGCTGTGCGTTGGGAATGCGCCAGGCGAGCATGCGCATGTTGATCAGCGGGATCAGCGGGTCGTCGTCCCCCGCCAACACCAGGGTCGGCTGGCGGATCTTGTGCAGCCAGTGGATGCTGGTCCAGCCCAGCCCGGCGAACAATTGCCAGTAGTAACCGAGCTTGCCGGCCGAGCGCACTTTGCTCGCATGTTCGGCGGCGAGTTTTGAATCGCGGCGGAACGAGCCGCCATAAATCATCGGCGCAATGCGCACCACGTGGGACGGCTGGATATACCGGCGCGGGCTGGCCATCAGCCATAACACCTTCGGTTTGCCCGGCACCATCACCGCGCCTGCCGCCGTGGCCGCCAGGATCAGCTTCTTGCAGCGCTCCGGGTAGTCGTAGGCAAATTGCTGTGCCAGCGCGCCGCCCCAGGACACGCCCACCACGCTGACTTGGCCGTAGTCGAGGTAATCGAGCATGCGCGCGGTGAGCTTGGCCAGGCCGGGAAACCGGTACGGTCGCTTGGGCGTCGACGAACCGCCCACTCCTGGCACATCGAAGGCGATCACTTCGAGGTCTGGGTCCAGGGCCTGGACGAACGGAAACACCAACTCAAGGTTGGCACCGATGCCATTGAAGATCAGCAGCGGCGTCAAGTGAGGCTTGCCCGGGCGCACCGCCGTGCGGATGGTCTGGCCATCCAGGTCGATGGTACGGAAGATGAACGGTTGCGGCATGCTCAAGCCCTGTGAAGTGTTACTGCCGGAATGCAGTCTGAATGTGGGAGCGGGCTTGCTCGCGAATGCGGTGCATCAGTATCAGATGTGCTGACTGACACACCGCATTCGCGAGCAAGCCCGCTCCCACATTTGGATCTCATTTCAATCTAGCGTTCGTGTACGTAGGTGCCCGGCGCCGCTTCCGCCGCGACGTAGGTTTTATTGCCTAATGTTGTCGGCGCCTTCTTCAGCTTCCCCGCCCGCTCCGCCTGCCAAACCTGCCAATGCAGCCACCAGGAGTCGGTGTGCTTGGTGGCATTTTCCTGCCAGTCCAGCGGCGTTGCCGTCAGGCTGTCGCTGGTCTGGTAGCGCGCCTTGGGGTTGCCCGGCGGGTTGAGGATGCTCTGGATATGCCCGCTGCTGGACAGTACGAACTCGACCTTGCCGCCAAACAGTTGCGCCGACTTGTAGCAGGACTGCCAGGGTGTGATGTGGTCGTTGGTGCCGGCCAGTGAGTAGATGTCTGCGGTGACCTGCTTGAGGTCGATGGGCGTGCCGCACACTTCCAGGGCATTGGCGCGTACCAGTGGGTTGTTTTTGAACAGTTCGATCAGGTCGCCGTGGAACGCGGCCGGCAAGCGCGTGGTGTCGTTGTTCCAGAACAGGATGTCGAACACCGGCGGCTCGTTGCCCAGCAGGTAGTTGTTGACCCAGTAGTTCCAGATCAAGTCGTTGGGGCGCATCCAGGCGAACACCTTGGCCATGTCGCGGCCCTCAAGCACCCCGGATTGGTAGGAGTGGCGCTTGGCCGCTTCCAGGGTTTGCTCGTCGACAAACAGCGCCACCTGGGTGTCCAGGGTGGTGTCGAGCACGCTGACCAGCAGGGTCAGGGCGTTGACCTTCTTTTCGCCCAGCGCGGCGTAGTGGCCGAGCAAGGCGGTGCAGGTAATGCCGCCGGAGCAGGCGCCGAGCATGTTGATGTCTTTGCTGCCGGTGATCGCGGTGACGACGTCCACCGCTTCCTTGAGCGCCTCGATATAGGTCGACAGGCCCCATTCACGCTGGGCCTTGGTCGGGTTGCGCCAGCTGACGATAAAGGTCTGCTGACCATTGCGCAGGCAGAAGCGCGCCAGGCTCTTATCCGGGCTCAGGTCGAATACGTAGAATTTGTTGATCTGCGGCGGCACCACCAACAGCGGGCGCTCGTGCACCTGTTCGGTGATCGGCTTGTACTGGATCAGCTCCAGCACGTCGTTGCGAAACACCACGGCGCCTTCGCTGGTGCCCAGGGTCTTGCCCACTTCAAAGGCGCCCATGTTGACCTGGCTCGGCATGCCGCCGTTGTGCACCATGTCCTTGGCCAGGTGGGACAAACCGTCGAGCAGGCTCTTGCCGCCGGTTTCAAAGAAACGTTTGACCGCCGCCGGGTTGGCCGCACTGTTGGTGGGGGCCATGGCTTCGGTCATCAGGTTGATCACGAAGTGGCCGCGGCTGATGTCCTGGGGGGACAGGTTGCTGTCGCCGATCCAGTCGTGCAGTTCCTTGCGCCATGCCAGGTAGGTTTGCAGGTAGCGCTTGTAGAGCGGGTTCTGGCTCCAGGCCGGGTCATGGAAGCGACGGTCATCGCTTTCCGGCACCAGTTGGGACTTGCCGAACATCACGTTCTTGAGTTCGACGCCAAAGTGCGCGACATGCTTGACGCTGTGCAACGGTTGCTTGATGGCTTGGGTCAGCACCATCTTCGCCGAGGCGAGTAAGTCCTTTTTCCGTAACGCGATGATCGGGTTCAGCCCCAGGGTGTTTTCCGAGGCCTGGCGTTTCAAGTCATCGTTGTTCTTGTTACTCATCTACGACGCTCCATTGTCCGAAAGACGAGTACCGGCTACCGCTCTGTGCACCAAGTTTCGATACACGACACAAGCCAGGTACTGCGACTCGGGTGACCGTTGATACCGCATCGTCAAATGCAGGGAACTTGCCAGTTCCATTGGTTACCCGAGTTTAATTTTTTTCGCAAGCGGGCCATTCGTTGGCCACGCGACAGGGCATTCAAGCAGATGAAATTAGAAAATGCCCTCTAAAGAGCAAGACGCCTGGACTAGAGCATCAGCCGCACGACCGATTGGCTCGGGTCGCGGGTTTTGCCAGCGGCTTTGAGTTCGGCCAGATAATCGGCCCACAGCGCATCCTGGCGCACGGCCAGCTGGTAGAGATAGTCCCAGGTGAACAGTCCGCTGTCATGGCCGTCGTCGAAGGTCAATTTCAGTGCGTACTGGCCGGCCGGTTCGATCTTGATCAACTTCACGTTGAGCTTGCCGAATTGCAGGATGGGTTTGCCGTGGCCCTGGACCTCGGCCGAAGGCGAGTGGGTGCGCAGCAGCTCGGCGGGGAGTTGGTAGACCTCATCGGGCCCGTAGGTGAGGCCGAGGGTGTTGGAGGTTTTGTGCAGGTTTACAGCGGTGGGGAATTTGGACATGGCGATAATCCTGAAGAAACCGGCTCAAACATGTGGGAGCTGGCTTATGTGGGAGCTGGCTTGCCTGCGATGGCATCACCTCGGTATCACTGATACACCGAGGTGCCTGCATCGCGGGCAAGCCCAGCTCCCACACAAGCCAGCTCCCACAATTAAAGCAAAGCGGCCTTACAGGATATAACGAGACAAGTCTTCGTTCTGCGCCAATTCGCCCAAGTGGCTGTTGACGTAATCAGCGTCGATCTTGATCACTTCGCCATTCTGCGCCCCAGCCAGATCGCCGGCACTGAAGGACACTTCCTCGAGCAAACGCTCCAGCAAGGTGTGCAGGCGACGGGCACCGATGTTCTCGGTCTTCTCGTTGACCTGCCAGGCAATCTCCGCCAGGCGCTTGATGCCGTCTGGCTGAAACTCGATGCCCAGGCCTTCGGTTTTCAGCAACTCGCGGTACTGCTCGGTCAGCGACGCATGGGGCTCGCTGAGGATGCGCTCGAAGTCGCCCGGGGTCAGCGCCTTGAGCTCCACGCGAATCGGCAGGCGGCCTTGCAGCTCCGGCACCAGGTCGCTTGGCTTGCTCAGGTGGAACGCACCGGAGGCGATAAACAGGATGTGGTCGGTCTTGACCATGCCCAGCTTGGTGTTCACGGTGCAGCCTTCGATCAGCGGCAGCAGGTCGCGCTGCACGCCTTCACGGGATACATCGACGCCACCGGAGTTGCCGCGCTTGGCCACCTTGTCGATCTCATCGATAAACACGATGCCGTGCTGCTCGACCGCTTCCAGGGCCTTGGCCTTGAGTTCTTCTTCGTTCACCAGGCGCCCGGCTTCTTCGTCGCGCACCAGTTTCAGCGCTTCCTTCACCTTGAGCTTGCGGCTTTTCTTCTTGCCCTTGCCCATGTTGGCGAACAGGTTCTGCAACTGGCTGGTCATTTCTTCCATGCCAGGCGGGGCGGAGATGTCGACGCCGGACACTTCGGCGACTTCGATCTCGATTTCCTTGTCGTCCAACTGGCCTTCACGCAGGCGCTTGCGGAACAGCTGGCGGGTGTTGGAATCCGAGGCCGGTGCGGCGTCTTCGTTGAACCCCATGCGTGCCGGCGGCAGCAGGGCGTCGAGGATGCGCTCTTCGGCTGCGTCTTCGGCGCGGTGGCTGACCTTGGTCATTTCCTGTTCGCGCAGCAGCTTCAGGGCGGCGTCGGCCAGGTCACGGATGATCGACTCGACATCGCGGCCCACGTAGCCCACTTCGGTGAACTTGGTGGCTTCGACCTTGATGAACGGTGCGTTGGCCAGTTTGGCCAGGCGGCGGGCGATCTCGGTTTTACCGACGCCGGTCGGGCCGATCATCAGGATGTTCTTCGGCGTTACTTCAACGCGCAGTTCTTCGGGCAGTTGCATCCGGCGCCAGCGGTTACGCAGTGCGATGGCAACGGCGCGCTTGGCATCGTCCTGGCCGATGATATGGCGGTTGAGTTCGTGGACGATTTCGCGGGGAGTCATGGACATAATGTTTGGCGGCCTCAAGCCGGAATAAGCCTACGGCTTACTCGGCGAGGTCCTGCTCCTCAATGGTCTGGTTGTGGTTGGTGAATACGCAGATGTCGCCGGCGATGCCCAGGGCGGTCTCGACGATTTCACGGGCCGACAGGTCGGTTTTCTTCAACAGTGCGCTGGCGGCCGCCTGGGCGTAGCCACCGCCGGAACCCATGGCGATCAGGCCATGCTCGGGCTCAACTACATCGCCGTTGCCGGTGATGATCAAGGACGCGTCTTTGTTGGCCACGGCCAGCATGGCTTCAAGGCGGCTGAGGGAACGGTCGGTGCGCCATTCTTTGGCGAGTTCAACTGCGGCGCGCACGAGGTGGCCTTGGTGTTTTTCCAGCTGGCCTTCGAAACGCTCGAACAGGGTGAAGGCGTCGGCGGTAGCGCCGGCAAAGCCCGCGAGAACCTGGCCGTGGTACAGGCGACGCACTTTCTTGGCGTTGCCTTTCATCACGGTGTTGCCAAGGGAAACCTGGCCGTCGCCGCCCATGACGACTTTGCCGTGGCGACGTACTGAAACGATGGTGGTCAAGGGGAGAGTCTCCACACAGCGGGGCGAAAATGCCCTGGTGAAAACTGATATGGGGATGGTGGGGGGGATTTCAACCGTGGGGGCGGTGTGCGGACGAGTGGTGTGTATTGATCTGACACACTCTTGAGAACGCTATAGATCAAATGTGGGAGCGGGCTTGCTCGCGAAAGCGGTGTGTCAGCCGCCGAAAATATTGACTGATCTAGCGCATTCGCGAGCAAGCCCGCTCCCACATGGGCCTGCTGTGTTCTTGGGTTTAGCGGCTCTGGCGTTGTTGTAACAACAGGTTGCTGAACCCAGCGCCAGCCAGTTGTTTCTGCGCCACGGTCAGCTGTTCACGGTTGCTGAACGGCCCCACCAGCACGCGATACCAGGTCGCATCCTTCACCGTGCCGGATTCCACGGTCACCGCCTGACCCAGCAGAATGATCTGCGCCCTCACGCGATCCGCATCCGCCTGCTTCGGGAACGAGCCCGCTTGCAGGAAGAACTTGGTCACCGGCGCCGCTTTGGTCTCGGCAACCGGCGGTGCTGGCGGCGGGGTGATCCCGGCCAGCGCGGCCTGGGCCCGTGCGGTGTCGATCTTTGCCGCTTCCGCAGGCGTGACCGGTGTGGTCGGCACTTGTGGGGTCGGCAGGGTTTTCTCCGGCACGGCGTCAGGTGGCACGATCACTTCGGACTCCGGCAACAGTGTGTAGAAGTCGTACTTCGGCTTCACTGGTGCTGTAGGACTTGGCGCGGTCTTGTTGGCTTCGGCCATTTTCGTGATCTTCTGCTGCTCCTGCTTGACCCGTTTGACGTCATCGCCCTTGCCCGGGTCCAGCTTCATCAGGAACACGATAAACGCGCCGACCGACAGGCCGATGGCCATCCACAGCCAGCCCGGGATCGGCTTCTTC
Proteins encoded in this region:
- a CDS encoding SPOR domain-containing protein, which gives rise to MAAKKKPAPKRGASRYQAPAKKPIPGWLWMAIGLSVGAFIVFLMKLDPGKGDDVKRVKQEQQKITKMAEANKTAPSPTAPVKPKYDFYTLLPESEVIVPPDAVPEKTLPTPQVPTTPVTPAEAAKIDTARAQAALAGITPPPAPPVAETKAAPVTKFFLQAGSFPKQADADRVRAQIILLGQAVTVESGTVKDATWYRVLVGPFSNREQLTVAQKQLAGAGFSNLLLQQRQSR
- the hslV gene encoding ATP-dependent protease subunit HslV — protein: MTTIVSVRRHGKVVMGGDGQVSLGNTVMKGNAKKVRRLYHGQVLAGFAGATADAFTLFERFEGQLEKHQGHLVRAAVELAKEWRTDRSLSRLEAMLAVANKDASLIITGNGDVVEPEHGLIAMGSGGGYAQAAASALLKKTDLSAREIVETALGIAGDICVFTNHNQTIEEQDLAE